Genomic window (Streptomyces cadmiisoli):
ACGGCGTTCCACGCGCGGCTGGAGATCCGCTTCCCCGTGATCACGCGGCTCGTGGACCGTCTGGTGTCGGTCAACATCTTCGATTCCGCCACCCGTATCGCGGCGCAGTGCTTTCTCACGGCCGTCCCGCTGCTCTTCGTCGTCGGCGCCTACGCGCCGGCGGCCGTGCGGGACCAGCTCTCCGCATCGGTGAGTGCCGTCTTCGGCCTGACCGGTGCGGCCCAGCACGAGTTGGAGCAGGCGTTCCGGCCACCGACGGACGAGCTGAGACAGGCCACCGGCCTGGTCGGCGGGCTGATGGTGCTGCTGTCGGCCACCGCGGTGAGCCGCGCGATGCAGCGCCTGTGCAAACGGGCGTGGGCGATCCCCCGGGCCGGGACGAGGATGGCTCCCTGGCGCTGGGTGGCGTGGATCGCGCTCTGGTTCGGACTGCTCGTCCTTCAGGGGCCGATACGCGACGGGTTCGGTGTCGGGGCATGGCTGGGGATCCCGATCACCCTGGTCACGCAGACCGCGCTGTGGTGGTGGACGCAGCACCTGCTGCTCGGCGGGCTCATCCGCTGGGCGCCCCTCCTGCCGGGCGCCGCCATCACCGCCGTCGCGGTCACGGGCCTGTCGGTGACCGCGCACTTCTACATGCCGCGAGCCCTCAACCGGGCCCTGGCCGAATACGGTTCCGCGGGGTCCGTGTTCGTCCTGCTGTCCTGGCTCATCGTGGTGTGCGTGGCCCTCGCCATCAGCGTCAGTGTGGGTGCCGTCCTCTCCCAGGAGCCGTTCCTGACCCGCCGCCTCGGCACATCGGTGACCGCGCCGGACACAGCGGGCCGTCAGTGATCCGGCCTGCGGTCGCCGAGGCTCCGTGTGCCTGACGCGCGGTGCTCGGCGGCGCGCGAGGAGGGGGTCGCCGGACGGCCCGTCAAGTGGTCCTGACATCCGGCCGCAGCACGGCATGTGCGATGCCAAAGCCTCAGGCGCGACGGGACCCCTGTCAACCCTTCGGCACCACCTCGACCCCACTTTCTATTAAATTAGGAATTAATATTGACAGGGTTTCGGCCACGCGCCACAGTCTTCGCCGTGACGCCGACGGTCCCCTGGTGCAGCGCAGGCCCGCGTCACTCCTCGTGGTTCCCAACCCTCGGGAGAGGCAAGTGACTTCACCTCCGCGGGCCCGCACACGTGCGGTGCCGAGACGGACGCGCCGAGACACGGTGGCCGCCGTCTCCCATGCGTCGGCGGCGACCTCGGTCCCGTCGGCCGCGGTGCAGCCGGCCGTCGACCCGGGTGCGACCGAGTGCCACGGCTGTGGTCTCGCGCCGACGCCCTGCATGAGCCGGGACACATATGACGGGCTGGGCGCACTCACCGGCAGGGGAGTGCGCTCCGTCTCGGACCGGCCGGTCGGCGGCGGTCCGCGTGCCGGCGGCCGCCGCGTCGGCCGGCTGGACGGCGACTGACGGGCCGGCAGTCCGCGGGATGCGCGGGGACGGCGGGCACCCATCCCGACCGCTTCCCCTCCGGCATCCCGGCGCCGGTGTCGCACCTTCACCGGCGCGGACCCGGTGCCGCCTTCGGGGGTGCACCGGGAGTGGTGGACGGGTTCGGGAGGCAGGGTCGGCGCGGTGTCACGCGGCGTCGAAGGCCTCGTTCTCCGGACTCAGTTCAAATAAATTAGTAATTATTCTTGACGTGGCGCGAGAGCCACGCGAACCTGGATCAACGCGAACGGGACGCGGCCTCGGGACGGCCGGAGCCTGTTCGCGCGGACCCGCAGGGAGTTCTCCATGACCAACCACCAGCCCAGCCGACGCCGGTTCCTCGCCGGTCTCGGCGCCGCCGGGACGACGGCGCTGCTCAGCGGCTGTGTCACTTCCAGCTCCTCCGGCACGAGCTCCTCCGGCGGCGCGGTGACCCTCCAGTCCAACCTCTCCTCCCCGCAGGCGAAGGGGGCGATGCAGAAGCTCGTCGACGCCTACGCCAAGCAGGGATCCGGGAGCGCCAGCCTCAACACCGTCGCCTCGGAAACCTTCCGCACGCAGCTGCCGACGTACCTCACCTCCGCCAACCCGCCGGACGTGTACACGTGGTACCCCGGCTCGGTGGCGGACACCTACTCCAAGAAGGAGCTGCTGCTCGACCTCGGCGAGGTCTGGAACTCGTCGCCCGACCTCAAGCGCTATTCGAAGGCGCTGAACTCGCTGTGCACCGACAGCTCGGGCAAGAAGGTCTTCGTCCCCACCACCTACTACTGGTGGGGCATGTTCTACCGCAAGTCCAACTTCGCCAAGTGGGGCGTGAGTGAGCCGCAGAGCTGGGACGACTTCCTCGACCTGTGCGACAAGCTCAAGAGCAAGGGCATCTCCCCGATCGGGATGGGCGCGGGCGGCAACACGGCCTGGGTC
Coding sequences:
- a CDS encoding YhjD/YihY/BrkB family envelope integrity protein, yielding MPGHRPHRRLKPSGRTGDGARRPHGEPDEVRREAGRGRPVPSLLRVAWWRGRTTDAVARATAFHARLEIRFPVITRLVDRLVSVNIFDSATRIAAQCFLTAVPLLFVVGAYAPAAVRDQLSASVSAVFGLTGAAQHELEQAFRPPTDELRQATGLVGGLMVLLSATAVSRAMQRLCKRAWAIPRAGTRMAPWRWVAWIALWFGLLVLQGPIRDGFGVGAWLGIPITLVTQTALWWWTQHLLLGGLIRWAPLLPGAAITAVAVTGLSVTAHFYMPRALNRALAEYGSAGSVFVLLSWLIVVCVALAISVSVGAVLSQEPFLTRRLGTSVTAPDTAGRQ